The region CTTAGACTTGTAATCAGGCACTGTTCAGTTATTATCAGttatataacaacaaaatataaataaatatgcaataaaatgtctatATTTCGCAGAGAGCGGCATCTGTTGTGAGAAATAGCATTGTATTTCTGGTACTCAATACTTTTATATTAAATTGTCTGTGCAGGATGTAGGTGgcgtggctggtctcagatcaACAGCGGATGCCACTTTGCTACTGGCTGACAAACCGATCGCATCATCAAACTCCAGTGTTCATCCTGTGAGCTCTTGGTCTTTCCAAAGGCAACCTGGCCAACCAGGCGTTTGGATGACTTATTGGCAGCATAGACTTCATAAACAGAGACCACAATTCTGCATTCCCTTATCTGAGGGTCTGGAAGTGTGAACATCATGACTTCATTGAAGGCAGTCACTTTCCATCGGGTCTTGACAGTGGACTTCTGATGCCGCAGCTTAAACTGGTTGCAGAGTACACTGATCCTGGCATATAACGCTATGAGCAGagtgaacaaaataaaaactgtgaaattgttgctttttttttaaacattcaccATGTAACCCTACATGTCCACAATGCTGTAGGCTGTGcaatttcagcaaaacaatgagAAAAGTTAACATTACCTTTCTCTTTTTTACTTGACTGCTGCGGTGCCCTGATCTTCAGCAGACCCACCTCTAGTCTCTGGAGGGTGTGAAGGTATTTCAGTGAGAGAAGCACTTCACCAACCAGGTCCTGGAAATGTTAATGACATATTGATAAATACAGACACATAAGATTAATATATATACTAATATAGACAAATGACAAACATAGGGTATCACCCACCTTCTGTGGTGTCTGAAGGTCCTCCAGGAATTCAAGAGGGTATGAGGTCTTCATATCACACAGATGAACTCTGACCTCTCCCAGTATCCCATGTCTGGAGAACTTATCAAAATCTCTGACCTGTGGAAAAAAGGAAATCTGATCAAATAAGCCAGTCAATGTAACaccaaaaaaattacattaattgtCTCCAATGTTTACCTCAAACCTGACTGTGATGTGAGGAACATCTCTCCCCTCCAGGGAGCAGGAGAATTGGTCCCCAAACATAGGGTTGCTGTTGTTCTTCACCATACGGGACTGCCATTCGTGGAGCACACagcagagtgaaggagaggaccccaaccccctctcctcctctctctcatgCCCAGCCCATAACAGCCAAATTCTCACAAAGGGGTCCACACCGTGGCTGAAATCCCTCAGCGGTAGTTCCCGGGCCTCCAGGACAGTGACAACCAGTCTGGACTGCACCTTGTCATAGAACAGGGAGAAGCGCAGGGAGCCCTTCacttcctcctcctgctcttGGTCTTCTAGGCTAGGTAGTTCCAAATGGCTGTCCATAGAAAGGCCACGACTCAACCTTTGTGCCTCTTTAAGGTTTGCTTCAGCCTGAAGAAAAGGTCAATTCAAACGAAACTTTATTTACATTGCagcattcgttttttttttttgtttttttttaccacaaatgcatttcaaagcggttaacacatacaaatacaacaGGTGAGGGAAATTAAAAGTCAGCTCTGTCCAAAATCCTTTTCTTTCACCCTAGACTGTGCTGAGGCCTTTGTCAGACCCCTGGGAACTGTGTGTATGCCACAATCAGGATTTGAACTCATTCCTGCTTGTCTTTAAGCTGCTTGTCAGCTTAGTGCTACCAAACATTTGCACCTTGTGCCCACATTACTATACTATTGAAATGGGCCTTATTTTTCTACTGTGCCATTGTTGTGCCCAGACATCCTACTGCCTCCCTGTATGCAAATTATTTCACAGACATATAGATGCCACAAGTCCATATTGCCATCTGTCAAGGATTCCATAGGGTTGTACATTGCTGATTTAAATAGTTTCACTGTCTTAAAACTGTCTTACACGATACATAGCTGATCACCTCTGTCAGAAAGATTTGATCACAATCCGATTACAGTATGTCTTTGAAAGCTGACTACACCTGTTTAAAATTGTAGACACAATCAAAATTAGGATAGGATCTGGCCCATCGATGCATGTAAGAACCAGTTTTAAATGGATTTTAGTAGTACTGTTTTTTTAATTCACTGTATTaatttcttaaatatttttgtacagtGTGGTGTCAAGCTGATTCACATGACATACCGTAGTTACTATGTAGATATCTCTTACTGTATATTCAAATTGTGAACACAATGGAAGTTTTCCCTATGTTAGCCTTTCCAAATATCAGCTGACTGAGATACACCCTCTGTTTGATTTACGTTCATGCAAGAGGAACATTACTGCAAAGATACACAAAGATTTTCAGTATTATTTGTCATAGTAGAAGCATGATGCTTAATTGTTTTGTAACTGCAATGTCaacttaaaacaaaatgaaagattATTCCTAGTGATGAACTAGAAGATGGTAGAAATAGCTTTTACCATAACATTAGGGTTCTGGGTTTCCTTGTAGAAGACTCCTGTTTTTGCTGGCTGGCTATCAGATGAAATGAACTCATCCACTACATTGAATAGAGAGTAAAACAGCATAACGTGTCTCCTTCTTATAAAAGTTTGCAATACAGAATGTTTAGTACTTAAATTAGTATTCCATCAAAATCTATGCTGCATCATATTTGAAACATACATGGTTTAACTAAAAACCCCACAAAAAACCCAATTTGTTTTAGACAACTTACCAGGTTCCCTTAAAGTCTGTGAGAAGTACCGGAATAACTGCCAAACCATAATGCCCAGAGCAATCAGAAAGAGGATGACAGAAATGCCCAGCATAGAGTACTTGACCTCTTCAGTGAAGGGCATATGTAGATCCCCAATAAACAGATCCATGTTGGCAAGAGAAGATATGCCTTTCTGCCATGGAAAACCCTTTAGAGCAGAAAGCCATTTAATTTCAATAGGTAATATTGTATTAAAATCATATATTTTCTCTGGAGTCCTATACACAAAATCtggcaaaaactaaaaaagatatattttatataagtCAAAAACGTATTATTACACAcagtttacaattacatttaaaataaacattcacCCAGATCCCTTGATTTTTATTCACTGTATTGTCCATACCTTACATTGCCAAATATAAATAGACAGTGAGAAACTCTGGCAAACCTCATCTGAGACTTTTAAAAGAATGATAGAAGAATAAACACAATTGTAGgtgtaaaataagaaaataagacAAAATACTTTAACATATAATCCAGCGGTATCCGTATTCTGTTCATTGTCATCTGTGTTCCATTACTTCACAATCATCCTCTGGCAAACTGAATTATTGATCAAAACTGTACTACCTGAATATCCGACAGCTGGTAAAACAGGTCTGATTAGTTTCTAATTACGTTCCAAGACCGCCTTACGTATTACTGTACCTCCTACAAAAGCAGCCAAGACATCTATAGCTAAACAGTTCATAATCTTCGCTTGGTCATTGTTTCACCAGCACTATATGGAAAAGACCTTGCTAAGTAAGGTTTATCATATGCCGTACCCAAATAGTTGGCAGATGAATAATTAGATAGTAGGGAAATAAGACAGGCTTGAATTGTGTAAGCTGTCACATGTATCATATAGTTTATATCTTGTATGCTAGTGGTAGCATGTTTATGAGATAGTATATCATATTTTACTTTAACTGTTGTAATGTCTTCGTTGGTTTTATATTGTGTAATTACATGCAGCTTTCTGAGAAAACTAAAGTATTCCTAACATATGaaagacattttttttatagtatACAGGTGccggtcataaaatttgaagatcatcaaaaagttgatttatttcagtaattccattcaaaaagtgaaacttgtataatgtatacattcattccacacagactgatatatttcaagtgttaattCTTTCAAATTTGATgataataactgacaactaatgaaaaccccaaattcagtatctcagaaaatttgaatattgtgaaaaggttcaatattgaagacacctggtgccacactctaatcagctaatcaacccaaaacacctgcaaaggcctttaaatggtctctcagtatagttctgtaggcaacacaatcatggggaagactgctgacttgacagctgtccaaaagacgaccattgacaccttgcacaaggagggcaagacacaaaaggacatagctaaagaggctggctgttcacagagctctgtgtccaagcacattaatagagaggcgaagggaaggaaaagatgtggtagaaaaaagtgttcaAGCAATTGGGATAACagcaccctggagaggactgtgaaacaaaacccattcaaaactgtgggggagattcacaaagagtggactgcagctggagtcagtgcttcaagaaccaccacgcagagacgtatgcaagacatgggtttcagctgtcacattccttgtgtcaagccactcttgaacaagacacagcgtcaaaagcgtctcgcctgggctaaagacaaaaaggactggactgctgctgagttattttctctgatgaaagtacattttgcatttcatttggaaatcaaggtcccagagtctggaggaagagaggagaggcacagaatccacgttgcttgaagtccagtgtaaagtttccacagtcattgatggtttggggtgccatgtcacctgctggtgttggtccactgtgttttctgaggtccaaggtcaacgcagccatctaccagtaagttttagagcacttcttgcttcctgctgctgaccaactttatggagatgcagatttccttttccaacaggacttggcacctgcacacagtgccaaagct is a window of Esox lucius isolate fEsoLuc1 chromosome 19, fEsoLuc1.pri, whole genome shotgun sequence DNA encoding:
- the syt19 gene encoding synaptotagmin-1, which codes for MVATGLLMFLLSACVEDEEQYSQSVTKISGFPWQKGISSLANMDLFIGDLHMPFTEEVKYSMLGISVILFLIALGIMVWQLFRYFSQTLREPVDEFISSDSQPAKTGVFYKETQNPNVMAEANLKEAQRLSRGLSMDSHLELPSLEDQEQEEEVKGSLRFSLFYDKVQSRLVVTVLEARELPLRDFSHGVDPFVRIWLLWAGHEREEERGLGSSPSLCCVLHEWQSRMVKNNSNPMFGDQFSCSLEGRDVPHITVRFEVRDFDKFSRHGILGEVRVHLCDMKTSYPLEFLEDLQTPQKDLVGEVLLSLKYLHTLQRLEVGLLKIRAPQQSSKKEKALYARISVLCNQFKLRHQKSTVKTRWKVTAFNEVMMFTLPDPQIRECRIVVSVYEVYAANKSSKRLVGQVAFGKTKSSQDEHWSLMMRSVCQPVAKWHPLLI